DNA from Lagopus muta isolate bLagMut1 unplaced genomic scaffold, bLagMut1 primary scaffold_165, whole genome shotgun sequence:
TAGGCCACGCCCCCTCCTTTTTATCCCCTGCTCAATTCCCTGGCCACGCCCCCCCCATCGCTGGCCCCGCCCACCTGCTGCTGCCGCAGCCGCTCCCATGCTCGATCCCGGGCCCGGAAAGCTCCGCCCACTCTTGCTTTGGCTCCGCCCACCGCGATTTCGAGGGCCCTCAAAGCCCCGCCCTCCGCCAGGCTCCGCCCCCTTTCGTGCGCCAGGCTCCGCCCCAGCGCCGCCACCTGCAGGAGGGGGCGGGGCACAAGGTGTTGATTGACAGCTCCTATGTAAAAAAAAGGAGGCGGGGGCTCCGCGGGAAGGCGGGGCTCTGCGTTGAGTGACACCTCGCTGACCCCGCCCACCTGGTTGCTGAGGTCACGAAGCTCCGCCTCCAGCTCCAGCCGGCGCTTGGCCTGGAGGGGGAAGGGACAGCAAAGGGGGGGTGAGACAgggtgggattttgggggggggggggggggggttgggagcctttccttccccccaccccccccaccacccccaCCCTTGGGTGCTTTCCCACGGTTGGAAACAGGAGCAGCgttggctgtggggcagcagcgGCCGCCGTCCCCGCCCGTGTCCCAATTCCCAGCCTTGGGGATGGCTGGAGGCCAATGGGGccgaggtggggggggggggagggggggaggaaggagggagggagggagggggggggggggggggggttggggcCCCGATAAGGGAAAATAGTTGGGGAAATGGGGTCTGGGGTCCTTTaatggggtgctggggggggctCTGATTTCAAGGGGGCTTCTCCATCCCTGCGCCTCCCAATGCAGGACATCGGGGATCCCCATAAATGGGGGCCCCCCACAAcctcactcagcctctctcggacccccccgcccctcccccccccccccgccccccctaTGGTTGAGGGGGGGTCTCCCTAAATCCACCCCTCTTCCCTCACCGGACAACCGTCCCCGTCCCCCCCCTCCTGGACCATTGGTTCAGTTGGGTGGGGGTTCCCCCTCCCGGCATCCCTACAAAATCCCtacgtccccccccccccccccaagtgGGCATCTTGGGATGGAGCCCCCCCCAGGTTTTTGATGTCCCCCCCTTCCTCCAGTCCATGAGGTCCCTTCATATTTCAGCCTATCccaccccccccatcccccccccatcAATGCctggggtgaaggtgggggaATCCTCagctccctcccccccccccccaaacccccccaaaatGGATGAGGATGGAGGGAGTCCTCAgctcctttccccccccccccaaaatgggTGAGGATGGGGGAGTCCCTCACCtctgttccccccccccaaacccccccaaaatGGGTGAAGGTGGGGGAGTCCTCAacctcccttctcccccccccccaaacccccctaAAATGGATGAGAATGGGGGAATCCtcacctcccttcccctccccctccccatcccagcccccaCTCACCCGTGCCACCTCGAGGGGCTCCCTCATCCCATCATGACCCAAACTGCTCCAGGCTCAACGACACAAAACCTCggtcccccctccccacctcccccatagggtttgggggggggggttggcaAAAACACCACCCTGCTTTTTGTCCCCTGCAGCCTCCAgcgctggcactgctggtgcCACCCTGGCCTCGGGCACAGGAGGACACAAGGAACCTCccacctcctcttcccccccccccaggctcTACCCAGTCCTTGCCCACCCCCCAGGGGACACAGGTGGACAAAGGGACGTCAGTTCTGCCCCATAGGGGTGGCATCAGGGCCAGCCTTCGCCCCCGGGGATGCGGGCGCCACCCTGTAGGCACCCAATGCATCCAAATGGGGCAACAGAGCGTagaacagggaaggaaagaTGAACTGGGGCGGCCAAGAATTGTCCTTGTGAAACCAAGCATCGCCACGGGGgacaggagcagctcctgggatCAGCAAGGATGTTTTGGGGGCCAGCAGCACCCAAAGGTGCTCTTGGAGCACTGAAGAATCCCCTTGGAGCAGCCAGGAAGCTTCGTGGAGGAACAAAGCATCTCTATGGGGCGCCTCCGTGGTGCCTTGACTCGATTGAGTCAGTGTGGGGCAAATGGGGGTCAGTAGAGATCAGTGTGGGTCAGTAGAGATCAGTGTGGGTCAGCACAGATTGATGTGGGTCAGAACAGATCAATGTGGGTCAGCACAGATCAGTGTGGGTCAGAACAGATCGATGTGGGTCAGAACAGATCAGTGTGGGTCAGTACAGATCAATGGGGGTCAGTACAGATCAATGTGGGTCAGAACAGATCAATGTGGGTCAGCACAGATCAATGTGGGTCAGAACAGATCGATGTGGGTCAGAACAGATCAGTGTGGGTCAGAACAGATCAATGTGGGTCAGTACAGATCAATGTGGGTCAGCACAGATCAGTGTGGGTCAGAACAGATCAGTATGATCCTAGCTCACTTCCGCCCACTGGCCGGGTCTCTATGGGGGTCGTCAGTGTGTCTCCCCCTCTAGTCCGTCTCTATGGTTGCTGGAGGACCGCGCTTTCTCTCCTAGTCTCTATGATCCTAGCTCACTTCCGCCCACTGGCCGGGTCTCTATGGGGGTCGTCAGTGTGTCTCCCCCCTCTAGTCCGTCTCTATGGTTGCTGGAGGACCGCGCTTTCCTCTCCTGGTCTCTATGATCCTAGCTCACTTCCGCCCACTGGCCGGGTCTCTATGGGGGTCGTCAGCGTGTCTCCCCCCTCTAGTCCGTCTCTATGGTTGCTGGAGGACCGCGCTTTCTCTCCTAGTCTCTATGATCCTAGCTCACTTCCGCCCACTGGCCGGGTCTCTATGGGGGTCGTCAGTGTGTCTCCCCCCTCTAGTCCGTCTCTATGGTTGCTGGAGGACCGCGCTTTCCTCTCCTAGTGTCTATGATCCTAGCTCACTTCCGCCCACTGGCCGGGTCTCTATGGGGGTCGTCAGTGTGTCTCCCCCCCTCTAGTCCGTCTCTATGGTTGCTGGAGGACCGCGCTTTCCTCTCCTAGTCTCTATGATCCTAGCTCACTTCCGCCCACTGGCCGGGTCTCTATGGGGGTCGTCAGTGTGTCTCCCCCCTCTAGTCCGTCTCTATGGTTGCTGGAGGACCGCGCTTTCTCTCCTAGTCTCGATGATCCTAGCTCACTTCCGCTCACTGGCCGGAAGTGACGCAAAGCGAAGGCGACCGGaaggagcggcggcggcggcggcgcttCGGGGCGTGGGGGgaaggcggcggcggctgcggcgaGGTGAGTGCGAGCGTCGCGTTCTGCGGGCGGCCCCCGGTACGTGGAGCGGGTTCCAGGAAGGGCAACGGAGCTGCGAGGGGCCTGGAGCTCGGGGCTGATGAGGAGGAGCGGCTCGGGGCAGACCTGGCTGCTGTCTGTAATGGCGTagtggtgagctgggggtcggagcttcttctctcgtgtaactgggGATAGAAGCAGAGCGGCTTCAAGCGGCGCCGGGCGAGGCTGGACGTTAGGAggaatttccccctgacatccaacctcaatcttcagcttcaaaccatttcccctcgtcctgctgttgtctCCCCTGCCCAAGAGctgcttcccctcctgtttgcaggctcccttcaggtactgcgtggtgcagtgaggtcaccctgcttttctcagcctgtcctcatagcagagctgctccagctccctgctcatctctgtggctcctctggctccctgggggctgcaggcctgcagagcacagggggACGATCGCCTCCCTGGCCACCGCTGTGCTGATGGAGCCACAGACGTGGCTTAGCGACTGCTGGTAGgatcctgaaggtcttttccaacctcggtgattcACCCTGGTGCTTTCAGGTCCCTCAGCGACGGCCGCCGTCCCCTCCGCCATGGCCGAGGCGGTGCATTACATCCACCTGCAGAACTTCAGCCGCTCGCTGTTGGAGACCCTCAACGGGCAGCGCCTGGGAGGCCACTTCTGCGACGTCACCGTTCGCATCCGCGAAGCCACCCTGCGCGCTCACCGCTGCGTCCTGGCGGCCGGCAGCCCTTTTTTCCACGACAAACTGCTGCTGGGTCACTCGGCCATCGAAGTGCCCCCCGTCGTCCCCAGCGGGGCCGTCAGGCAGCTGGTGGAGTTCATGTACAGCGGGTGCCTGGTGGTGGCCCAATCCGAAGCTCTGCAGATCCTCACCGCCGCCTCCATCCTACAGATCAAGACGGTGATCGATGAATGCACGCAGATCATCTCGCAGAGCCGCGGGCCCAAAGTGCTGCCGCCcgcccggccgccgccgccgccgcctcctgaTGCTCATCACAAACTCCGTGAGCTCCTGATGCCGCCGCAGGACAACGACGGCTTCTTCGGAGCGTCCGGCTGTCACAGCCGTAAACAGAGGCAGCCGCTGCGGCTCCAGCTGCCGgtcaaggaggaggaggaggaggaggtggggggaggCAATGAGGAAGGCTCAGCGCCCCCCCCGCCGTTCCCTGCTGAAGAGCCGCTGTTTTTCGGTCCCCCTGATGTTTTCTCTGATGCTTTCCTGCCACCTTGGCCCAGCGACGATGGGGGCAAAGTGGGACCTGAGTGCAGCCTGGAGGCGTCGGGGAGGGGTCCGGCTTTTGGGACAGAGGTGGagctggcagggagcagcctgGGCTTTGCCCCCCCTGTGCCACCCCTCTACGAGGAGGGGTTTGCAGAAGGGGGGACGAGTGGTGGAGTCGCTCTGGTCCCCAAGGTGCCGCGGGCCGGGCCGTCACGTCGCCCTGAGCCGTCCTACCAGTGCGGCCATTGCCAGAAGACCTTCAGCTCCCGTAAGAACTACACCAAGCACATGTTCATCCACTCTGGTAAGGGGACAAAGTGGGGAAGAGGGGTCCGTGTGGCTCCTCGTGGGGTCAGGGGGGGGTGTAGGGACAGAGCAGGCCCCGTGTGGGTCCTTCTGATGGGGGGCAGCGTGGGGATGGGTGAGGACAAAGATGCGGAGCCTGGCACGCTGTTGTTGGCCCACATATGTCTCATGTTGACCTGTGCAGGCCCACAACGACCTGCTGTCAGCCTCCATGGCTCCATGTTGATGATATTGACCTGTGTAGGCCCACCATGACCTGCTGTCAACCTACGTGGCTCCATGTTGATGATGTTGACCTGTGTAGGCCCACAA
Protein-coding regions in this window:
- the LOC125687705 gene encoding zinc finger and BTB domain-containing protein 45-like yields the protein MVAGGPRFPLLVSMILAHFRPLAGSLWGSSVCLPPLVRLYGCWRTALSLLVSMILAHFRSLAGSDAKRRRPEGAAAAAALRGVGGRRRRLRRGPSATAAVPSAMAEAVHYIHLQNFSRSLLETLNGQRLGGHFCDVTVRIREATLRAHRCVLAAGSPFFHDKLLLGHSAIEVPPVVPSGAVRQLVEFMYSGCLVVAQSEALQILTAASILQIKTVIDECTQIISQSRGPKVLPPARPPPPPPPDAHHKLRELLMPPQDNDGFFGASGCHSRKQRQPLRLQLPVKEEEEEEVGGGNEEGSAPPPPFPAEEPLFFGPPDVFSDAFLPPWPSDDGGKVGPECSLEASGRGPAFGTEVELAGSSLGFAPPVPPLYEEGFAEGGTSGGVALVPKVPRAGPSRRPEPSYQCGHCQKTFSSRKNYTKHMFIHSGEKPHQCSICWRSFSLRDYLLKHMVTHTGVRAFQCSICCKRFTQKSSLNVHMRTHRAERFQCRLCTKGFSHRTLLERHAAATHPVPPPGPPPGPPPPDTKGVSHTPMA